Proteins encoded together in one Labeo rohita strain BAU-BD-2019 chromosome 21, IGBB_LRoh.1.0, whole genome shotgun sequence window:
- the guca1d gene encoding guanylate cyclase activator 1d: MGNTHTSLDDILAEDMHHWYNKFMRESPSGLITLFELKSILGLQGMNENANSYVDQVFFTFDMDGDGYIDFVEYIAAISLMLKGEINQKLKWYFKLFDQDGNGKIDKDELETIFTAIQDITRNRDIVPEEIVALIFEKIDVNGEGELTLEEFIEGAKDHPDIMDMLKKLMDLTPVLIIIVEGRQKSNNRS, from the exons atgggaaacacacacacaagtctgGACGACATTCTCGCTGAGGATATGCACCACTGGTATAACAAGTTCATGAGGGAGTCTCCATCAGGCCTGATCAcactttttgaactgaagtccATCCTGGGACTGCAGGGGATGAATGAGAACGCTAACAGTTATGTGGATCAAGTGTTCTTTACTTTCGACATGGATGGG GACGGATACATAGATTTTGTGGAATATATTGCTGCTATCAGCTTAATGCTCAAGGGGGAAATCAACCAGAAACTTAAATGGTACTTTAAACTGTTTGACCAGGATGGCAATGGAAAAATCGACAAGGATGAACTGGAAACAATATTTACT GCTATACAAGACATCACAAGAAATCGTGACATCGTGCCAGAGGAAATAGTGGCTCTTATATTTGAAAAGATTGATGTTAACGGAGAAG GTGAACTGACCCTGGAGGAGTTCATTGAAGGAGCCAAAGATCATCCTGACATTATGGATATGCTGAAGAAGCTGATGGACCTCACTCCAGTCCTGATCATTATTGTCGAAGGGCGACAGAAATCAAACAATAGAAGTTAG
- the alg8 gene encoding probable dolichyl pyrophosphate Glc1Man9GlcNAc2 alpha-1,3-glucosyltransferase: protein MAASMTHEKSWFLALALGVTFLKCLLINAYHSTDFEVHRNWLALTHSLPVSQWYYEATSEWTLDYPPLFAWFEYGLSHIAQFFDKEMLVVQNLNYASPATILFQRLSVIVADVVFFYAVKECCKCLREDKGKDLLAKPPFILTVLLLWNFGLLIVDHIHFQYNGFLFGILLLSIARHFQNRHFEGALLFSVLLNLKHINLYIAPAYGIYLLRCFCFTQSNADGSLQWRSFSVVRLVTLGTIVLSTFAVSFGPFIALGQLPQVLSRLFPFKRGLCHAYWAPNIWALYNIADKAFSILGVKFKLLDINKLPKASMTGGLVQEFQHSVLPSVSPLATLVCTLLSILPALFRIWHRPNGARGFLRCLVVCALGSFMFGWHVHEKAILMAILPLSLLAVESREDARIFLILSITGHYSLFPLLFTTQELPIKIFLMLLFTIFSVTSLKTLFRKGGALLNPLEATYLLGLIPLELICEFVYPLTVWQKTFPFLPLMLTSVYCALGVTYAFIRLYISLLACSDTTKKTKMQ from the exons ATGGCTGCGTCCATGACTCACGAAAAGAGCTGGTTTTTGGCTCTGGCTCTTGGAGTTACATTTCTCAAATGTCTTTTGATAAATGCCTA CCACTCTACGGACTTTGAAGTACACAGGAACTGGCTTGCCCTGACTCACAGTCTTCCAGTATCACAGTGGTATTATGAG gcTACATCTGAGTGGACACTGGATTATCCTCCTCTGTTTGCTTGGTTTGAATATGGACTTTCTCATATTGCCCAGTTTTTTGATAAGGAGATGCTGGTTGTTCAGAATCTGAATTATGCAAGTCCAGCCACAATCCTGTTCCAGAGACTGTCAGTCATTGTGGCTGATGTGGTCTTCTTTTATGCAGTTAAAGA aTGCTGCAAATGTTTACGAGAAGACAAAGGAAAGGACCTTCTTGCAAAGCCACCTTTCATCCTGACAGTGTTGTTGCTGTGGAATTTTGGGCTTCTTATTGTTGATC ATATTCATTTCCAGTATAATGGATTCCTGTTTGGAATTCTTCTTTTATCAATAGCAAGACATTTCCAG AATAGACACTTTGAGGGGGCCTTGCTGTTTTCAGTACTTTTAAACTTGAAGCACATAAATCTATACATCGCACCTGCATACGGTATCTACCTGCtgagatgtttttgttttacccAGAGCAATGCAg ATGGATCTTTGCAGTGGAGAAGTTTCAGTGTTGTGCGGCTTGTCACACTAGGAACTATTGTCTTGTCTACTTTCGCAGTGTCATTTGGACCCTTTATAGCACTG GGTCAGCTTCCCCAAGTCCTGTCACGACTCTTCCCTTTCAAGCGTGGTTTGTGTCATGCATACTGGGCACCAAACATCTGGGCACTTTACAATATTGCAGACAAAGCTTTTTCCATCCTGG gtGTGAAATTCAAACTACTTGATATAAACAAACTTCCCAAGGCCTCAATGACTGGTGGTCTGGTTCAGGAGTTTCAGCACTCTGTGCTTCCTTCAGTCTCTCCTTTAGCAACCCTTGTTTGTACGTTACTGTCAATATTG CCTGCTCTTTTCAGGATATGGCATAGACCTAATGGAGCGAGAGGATTCTTGCGCTGCCTTGTCGTTTGCGCCCTTGGCTCCTTTATGTTTGGTTGGCATGTGCACGAGAAAGCCATTCTTATGGCCATACTTCCTTTAAG tttgcTCGCTGTGGAGAGTAGAGAGGATGCCAGGATTTTTCTTATCCTCAGTATAACCGGTCATTATTCCCTGTTTCCACTCCTCTTCACCACTCAAG AGTTGCCCATTAAAATATTCCTCATGTTGCTGTTtacaatcttcagtgtcacttctCTAAAAACGctgttcag GAAGGGTGGGGCTTTGTTGAATCCACTGGAAGCGACGTATCTGCTGGGCCTGATTCCGCTTGAGCTGATCTGTGAGTTTGTTTACCCGCTGACAGTGTGGCAGAAGACATTTCCCTTTCTCCCTCTCATGCTCACCTCAGTTTATTGTGCGCTGGGAGTGACATATGCCTTCATCAGACTATATATTTCACTGCTGGCATGTTCAGACACCACTAAAAAGACTAAAATGCAGTGA
- the dub gene encoding LOW QUALITY PROTEIN: duboraya (The sequence of the model RefSeq protein was modified relative to this genomic sequence to represent the inferred CDS: deleted 2 bases in 1 codon), producing the protein MEEHSVVKKRSVAELAGKFSCPVSHTTDAEVNKPVRRRPPRSLPLPAGNDAGQGQEEKGAETVSTRKNRNSALIEKLQANLTLSPTGPPTFSKSPGVVKLPVAAFSPGSPNSPSSPPAIVTPKQEETPASFENPVDGTVLKSINKGRARHSIKRRPPSRRHRKSSADEGGEEVDKTTSATLDHTTPNGHEGDVFEEHKSSTDAESLSTKEESEQETKTTEPEEKVETVTSEKKEDEEKEEKTETVETVTSEDKKDEEKEEKTEPVETVTSEKKKDEEKEEKTTVIEKDEEKKTETVETVTSEKKKDEEKEEKTETVETVTSEKKKDEEKEEKTETVETVTSEKKEDEEKEEKTEPEQMEEKNEDQPQMTNSTEETREEPVTQPQTEPDTTDEKKEEPKEDEVNC; encoded by the exons gAGCATTCTGTTGTAAAAAAGCGCTCTGTGGCTGAACTAGCTGGAAAATTCAGTTGTCCAGTATCCCATACGACAGACGCTGAAGTG AACAAGCCTGTGAGAAGGAGACCCCCACGCTCACTGCCACTGCCTGCTGGTAATGATGCAGGTCAAGGCCAGGAAGAG AAAGGAGCTGAAACAGTATCAACCAGGAAGAACAGAAACTCAGCCCTTATTGAGAAACTGCAG GCCAACCTTACACTTTCTCCCACGGGGCCTCCGACCTTCTCAAAAAGCCCAGGGGTGGTGAAATTACCAGTGGCAGCCTTCTCCCCCGGCTCTCCCAACAGCCCCTCTAGTCCTCCTGCAATTGTCACACCCAAACAAGAGGAAACTCCCGCTAGCTTTGAGAATCCTGTCGACGGGACTGTTCTCAAAAGCATCAACAAG GGTAGAGCTCGACATTCCATCAAGCGGCGGCCGCCGTCTCGCCGACACAGGAAGTCCAGTGCCGACGAAGGCGGCGAAGAGGTGGATAAAACAACCTCAGCCACCCTCGATCACACAACTCCAAATGGCCACGAAGGAGACGTGTTTGAAGAACACAAGTCGTCAACAGACGCTGAATCTCTTTCTACTAAAGAAGAGAGTGAGCAGGAAACTAAAACTACAGAACCGGAGGAAAAAGTGGAGACTGTGACTtcagaaaagaaagaagatgAAGAGAAAGAAGAGAAGACAGAAACAGTGGAGACTGTGACTTCGGAAGACAAAAAGGATGAAGAGAAAGAAGAGAAGACAGAACCAGTGGAGACTGTGActtcagaaaagaaaaaggatGAAGAGAAAGAAGAGAAGACAACTGTGAT AGAAAAAGATGAAGAAAAGAAGACAGAAACAGTGGAGACTGTGActtcagaaaagaaaaaggatGAAGAGAAAGAAGAGAAGACAGAAACAGTGGAGACTGTGACTTCGGAAAAGAAAAAGGATGAAGAGAAAGAAGAGAAGACAGAAACAGTGGAGACTGTGACTTCAGAAAAGAAAGAGGATGAAGAGAAAGAAGAGAAGACAGAACCAGAGCAAATGGAAGAGAAAAACGAAGACCAACCACAGATGACTAACAGTACAGAAGAAACACGTGAAGAGCCGGTCACGCAGCCACAAACAGAACCTGACACGACAGATGAGAAAAAAGAGGAACCGAAAGAAGATGAAGTAAACTGTTAG